The Fictibacillus arsenicus genome contains a region encoding:
- the ysxE gene encoding spore coat protein YsxE, with translation MTTEKETLNYGPVLFHYDLFPEKLERHGKVKKVITKRGTFALKEAEMNEEERSWFTHVIQRLSEIGFHQVVPLYPTKFGDYTVQLGPKTYYLMPWFASDERNERAKDEVLLDHLGKVHALTLKEQDFSNEVVEHSYQYLMNRWENRQFEMERFTEEAEQKTYMSPFELTYLSHFHQIMRMTEEAKRRLKEWYDTCQREKRYRSVLCHGKVSRNHLIFNPTGEAHLLNFEKAVLDTPVRDLALYFRRAAHQRDWVIEEGKLLLDLYEKHVPLLNEERGLLISYLSYPEPVFNTVDLYCSKRTQYSQIELVHRLESRIRAMKKIRDFCDAIMIAPPPALEENAPNKIHINNEEDHI, from the coding sequence ATGACAACGGAAAAGGAAACACTAAATTACGGGCCCGTCCTTTTTCATTATGATCTGTTTCCTGAAAAGCTTGAACGTCACGGAAAAGTAAAGAAGGTCATAACGAAAAGAGGAACTTTTGCACTTAAAGAAGCAGAGATGAACGAGGAAGAACGAAGCTGGTTCACACATGTTATTCAAAGGCTTTCAGAAATTGGTTTCCATCAGGTAGTACCATTGTATCCGACCAAATTTGGTGACTATACTGTTCAGCTTGGACCAAAAACCTATTACCTCATGCCATGGTTTGCATCAGATGAGAGAAATGAAAGAGCAAAGGATGAGGTGCTGCTTGATCATCTCGGCAAAGTGCATGCTCTGACACTCAAAGAACAAGACTTTTCAAATGAAGTCGTCGAACATTCTTATCAATATTTAATGAACAGGTGGGAAAACCGGCAGTTTGAAATGGAAAGGTTTACGGAAGAAGCTGAACAAAAAACGTATATGTCACCTTTTGAATTAACGTATTTAAGCCATTTTCATCAAATAATGAGAATGACTGAAGAAGCCAAAAGAAGATTAAAAGAATGGTACGATACTTGTCAGCGTGAAAAGCGATATAGAAGTGTCCTGTGCCATGGAAAAGTTTCCCGTAATCATTTGATATTTAATCCTACAGGGGAAGCCCATCTTCTGAACTTTGAAAAAGCTGTGCTGGACACTCCTGTAAGAGATTTGGCTTTATATTTCCGGAGAGCTGCACATCAGAGAGACTGGGTGATTGAAGAAGGTAAGTTATTATTGGATTTATATGAGAAACATGTACCGCTTTTAAATGAAGAACGAGGATTATTAATCAGCTATTTATCATATCCGGAACCGGTATTTAATACAGTTGATCTATACTGCAGCAAAAGAACTCAATATTCTCAAATCGAATTGGTGCACAGGCTTGAGAGCAGAATAAGAGCCATGAAAAAGATACGCGATTTTTGTGATGCTATTATGATAGCTCCTCCGCCAGCTCTAGAGGAAAATGCACCAAATAAAATTCATATAAATAATGAAGAAGATCACATATAG
- a CDS encoding LysM peptidoglycan-binding domain-containing protein: MSQSKLRFSIEESVWLKKGQEVAEVLSMSLVPEINISEEAGQVYIKGALILNGKYRAEKQGDQDGQNLEGNPLSEGVSYRSLTQLNVAEDGVTDLVHRFPVDITIPSYRVEDSNQVKVEVESFEYELPNSTCFELSASICIYGIKDEKQRQESQAFELPKEIVRSAVEERSDQNDEKSEIFTPFQFEARQSGGVPSQPQQNEFQASFREEASEVKSEKKTAYEFKPHFEEIDDTTMDATFDSLKSIAFSDEDMRNSNNEEETEEPETEEHYLPEYEDAQEELKFNESHSEEQEYASYDQPYAEQNYQAQDAYNYQQNAYQNQQSYQQPERPYEYNPYQQQSYSAQENNYQDYQAQNYGDRPYDAGEYGEQAYHDEQEYDDQSYQHTEEQDQSYEYEAEASSYEEQEEQQAEREEEPKDENALYLTKMLSGKEDRFSKMRMYILQRGDSLEHICERYDISLNTLMRMNQLQQGEVSEGQIIYIPVSSR, from the coding sequence ATGAGTCAATCGAAGCTGCGTTTCTCCATTGAGGAGTCTGTTTGGCTAAAGAAAGGACAGGAAGTAGCTGAAGTTTTGTCGATGTCACTTGTTCCTGAAATAAACATCAGTGAGGAAGCCGGACAGGTTTATATCAAGGGAGCTCTTATTTTAAACGGTAAATACCGTGCAGAAAAACAGGGTGATCAAGATGGGCAAAATTTAGAAGGGAACCCTTTATCTGAAGGTGTCTCATATCGTTCACTCACCCAGTTGAATGTTGCAGAAGATGGAGTTACAGATCTGGTCCATCGCTTTCCTGTTGACATTACGATTCCGTCCTACCGTGTTGAAGATTCAAACCAGGTGAAGGTTGAAGTAGAGTCTTTTGAATATGAACTTCCTAACTCGACTTGCTTTGAACTTTCAGCATCCATCTGTATTTATGGAATAAAGGATGAAAAACAGCGCCAGGAAAGTCAGGCCTTTGAACTGCCGAAAGAAATAGTACGCTCAGCTGTCGAGGAACGTTCTGATCAGAATGATGAGAAGTCAGAGATATTTACTCCTTTCCAATTTGAAGCTCGCCAAAGCGGAGGCGTACCTTCTCAGCCGCAACAAAATGAATTTCAAGCAAGTTTTAGAGAGGAAGCTTCTGAAGTTAAATCTGAGAAGAAAACAGCTTACGAGTTCAAACCTCATTTTGAAGAGATTGATGATACAACGATGGATGCGACCTTTGATTCATTAAAGTCAATTGCTTTCTCTGATGAGGATATGAGGAATTCGAATAATGAGGAAGAAACAGAAGAACCAGAAACTGAGGAACATTACCTTCCGGAATATGAAGACGCTCAAGAAGAGCTCAAATTTAATGAGAGCCATTCAGAAGAGCAGGAATACGCGAGTTACGATCAGCCGTATGCAGAGCAGAATTATCAGGCTCAAGATGCCTATAACTATCAGCAGAACGCTTATCAGAATCAGCAATCCTATCAACAACCAGAAAGACCATATGAATATAATCCGTATCAGCAGCAATCTTACTCGGCGCAAGAAAACAATTATCAGGATTACCAGGCGCAAAATTACGGAGACCGTCCATATGATGCAGGAGAGTATGGAGAACAAGCGTATCATGATGAACAAGAATACGATGATCAAAGCTATCAGCATACAGAAGAACAAGACCAATCTTATGAATATGAAGCAGAAGCCAGCAGCTATGAAGAACAAGAAGAACAGCAAGCAGAGCGGGAAGAGGAACCCAAGGATGAAAATGCCTTGTATTTAACGAAGATGCTTTCAGGAAAAGAAGACCGCTTCTCAAAAATGAGAATGTATATTCTTCAGCGCGGAGATTCTTTAGAACACATCTGTGAAAGATATGATATCTCCTTAAATACGCTGATGCGCATGAATCAATTGCAGCAGGGTGAAGTATCTGAAGGGCAAATTATCTATATTCCTGTAAGTTCACGCTAA
- the hemL gene encoding glutamate-1-semialdehyde 2,1-aminomutase, with the protein MRNFEKSIAAFKEAKEYMPGGVNSPVRAFKSVNMDPVFMERGKGSKIYDIDGNEYIDYVLSWGPLILGHADEAVVKALKETAERGTSFGAPNEMETKLAKLVIDRVPSIEVVRMVNSGTEATMSALRLARGYTGRSKIVKFEGCYHGHGDSLLIKAGSGVATLGLPDSPGVPEGIAQNTITVPYNDLESLQVAFDQFGEDIACVIVEPVAGNMGVVPPQKGFLEGIRKMTEQHGSLLIFDEVMTGFRVDYECAQGYFGVTPDLTCLGKVIGGGLPVGAYGGKREIMQQIAPSGPIYQAGTLSGNPLAMAAGYATLSQLTKESYDYFKKLGDQLASGISEAAEHYGIDHTINRAGSMIGFFFTNQDVINYETAKLSNLDHFNSCFRTMLHEGVSLPPSQFEGLFLSTAHTEDDINKTVDAFRKAFSLLK; encoded by the coding sequence ATGAGAAACTTTGAAAAATCAATCGCGGCTTTCAAAGAAGCGAAGGAATATATGCCTGGCGGCGTAAACAGTCCTGTACGTGCTTTTAAATCAGTGAATATGGATCCTGTATTTATGGAGCGCGGCAAAGGATCTAAAATTTATGATATCGATGGAAATGAATATATTGATTATGTTTTATCATGGGGTCCATTAATTTTAGGCCATGCAGATGAAGCAGTGGTAAAAGCTCTTAAAGAGACTGCTGAACGTGGAACTAGTTTTGGAGCTCCTAACGAGATGGAAACGAAACTGGCGAAACTTGTAATTGACCGTGTTCCCTCTATAGAAGTGGTTCGTATGGTCAACTCCGGAACAGAGGCAACGATGAGCGCGCTTCGTCTTGCGCGCGGATATACAGGGAGAAGCAAGATAGTAAAATTCGAGGGCTGTTACCATGGTCATGGCGACTCATTGCTGATCAAAGCAGGGTCAGGGGTCGCGACTCTTGGCCTGCCAGATTCTCCAGGTGTACCTGAAGGGATAGCGCAAAATACGATCACGGTTCCGTACAATGATCTTGAAAGTCTCCAAGTTGCATTCGATCAATTCGGAGAAGATATTGCCTGTGTAATCGTTGAGCCAGTGGCTGGGAACATGGGTGTAGTACCACCTCAAAAAGGGTTCCTTGAGGGAATCCGTAAAATGACGGAACAACATGGCTCTCTATTAATCTTTGATGAAGTTATGACAGGATTCCGTGTGGATTATGAATGCGCTCAAGGGTATTTCGGTGTCACACCTGACCTTACATGTTTAGGGAAAGTAATCGGCGGGGGTCTTCCCGTCGGTGCTTATGGAGGTAAGCGTGAAATCATGCAGCAAATCGCACCTAGCGGACCTATTTATCAGGCAGGAACATTGTCTGGCAATCCATTAGCAATGGCTGCAGGTTATGCTACTCTATCTCAGCTAACAAAAGAAAGTTACGATTATTTTAAAAAGCTTGGTGATCAGCTTGCTTCCGGAATATCTGAAGCAGCAGAACATTACGGGATCGACCATACGATCAACCGTGCAGGAAGCATGATTGGTTTCTTCTTTACTAATCAAGATGTAATTAATTATGAAACAGCTAAGTTATCAAACTTAGATCATTTTAATTCTTGTTTCCGCACGATGCTGCATGAAGGGGTTTCTCTTCCACCTTCACAATTTGAGGGATTATTCTTATCAACTGCACATACTGAAGATGATATTAACAAAACAGTTGATGCATTCAGAAAAGCTTTTTCATTATTGAAATAG
- the hemB gene encoding porphobilinogen synthase encodes MNFQRHRRLRRTASMRSLVRETHLHVSDFIYPLFFVEGENVKKEVPSMPGVYHISLDLLEEEIKEVESLGIQSIIVFGVPGEKDECGSSAYDHNGIVQKAIRQIKEIAPSLTVIADTCLCQFTDHGHCGVIENGYVRNDETLELLAKTAVSQAEAGADIIAPSNMMDGFVAAIRQGLDEAGYTEIPIMSYAVKYASSFYGPFRDAAHSTPQFGDRKTYQMDPANRLEALREAESDIAEGADFLMVKPALSYLDILRELKDRYPLPLVAYNVSGEYSMIKAAALNGWVDEKSIVLEKLISMKRAGADLIITYFAKDAARWLKENQ; translated from the coding sequence ATGAATTTCCAGCGTCACCGCCGTTTAAGAAGAACTGCCTCAATGCGTTCACTTGTACGAGAAACACATCTTCATGTATCTGATTTCATTTATCCATTATTTTTTGTGGAAGGTGAGAATGTTAAAAAAGAAGTTCCTTCAATGCCAGGCGTTTATCATATTTCACTCGATTTATTGGAGGAAGAAATTAAAGAGGTTGAAAGCTTAGGTATTCAGTCTATTATTGTTTTCGGTGTACCTGGTGAGAAAGATGAATGCGGAAGTTCTGCCTATGACCATAACGGAATCGTACAAAAAGCCATTCGTCAAATTAAAGAGATCGCACCCTCTCTAACTGTAATCGCAGATACTTGTCTTTGTCAGTTTACAGATCATGGCCATTGCGGTGTTATTGAGAACGGCTATGTACGTAACGACGAAACGCTTGAACTTTTGGCAAAAACAGCAGTTTCTCAAGCAGAAGCAGGAGCTGATATTATAGCACCTTCTAATATGATGGACGGTTTTGTTGCTGCGATAAGACAAGGATTGGATGAAGCGGGTTATACCGAAATTCCGATTATGTCTTATGCTGTTAAGTATGCTTCATCCTTTTACGGTCCGTTTCGTGATGCTGCACACAGCACACCGCAGTTTGGTGATAGAAAAACCTATCAGATGGACCCGGCAAACCGCCTGGAAGCTCTTCGCGAAGCAGAGTCAGATATTGCTGAAGGAGCAGACTTCTTAATGGTTAAACCAGCACTTTCTTATCTGGACATTCTTCGGGAATTAAAGGATAGATATCCTCTTCCGCTCGTTGCTTATAATGTGAGCGGAGAATATTCCATGATTAAAGCAGCAGCCTTAAATGGCTGGGTAGATGAAAAAAGTATCGTCCTTGAAAAATTAATTTCTATGAAAAGAGCTGGAGCAGATCTCATCATCACATACTTTGCTAAAGATGCGGCAAGATGGCTGAAAGAGAACCAATAA